A genomic segment from Paralichthys olivaceus isolate ysfri-2021 chromosome 22, ASM2471397v2, whole genome shotgun sequence encodes:
- the mta2 gene encoding metastasis-associated protein MTA2 has protein sequence MAANMYRVGDYVYFENSSSNPYLIRRIEELNKTANGNVEAKVVCLFRRRDISGNLNTLADSNAREFEEESKQPVLSEQQKHQLKHRELFLSRQFESLPATHIRGKCNVTLLNETDVLVGYLEKEDCFFYSLVFDPVQKTLLADQGEIRVGSKYQAEIPDKLAEGESDNRIQEKLETKVWDPNNQLKDPQIDQFLVVARAVGTFARALDCSSSIRQPSLHMSAAAASRDITLFHAMDTLQKNGYDLAKAMSTLVPQGGPVLCRDEMEEWSASEAMLFEEALEKYGKDFNDIRQDFLPWKSLASVVQFYYMWKTTDRYIQQKRLKAAEADSKLKQVYIPTYTKPNPNQIMVPGSKPGMNGATGFQKGLSCESCHTAQSPQWYAWGPPNMQCRLCASCWIYWKKYGGLKTPTQLEGAARSGSESGPRGHMTRQEVQGMSPFTRNEGRAKLLAKNRQTFILQTTKLTRIARRVCEDILQPRRAARRPYASINSNAVKAECMIRLPKATKTPLKTKVVPRPSLATIVKDLAISAPLKLKASRGPPTPINRNQASQPRVGQSLLGKRGFDSATGVPYPANGRPYTSGMRTTSQSVIKRQKVSQGEAPNPVVFVATKDTRALRKHLTQSEMRRAARKPHLLVRIKLPPPPRSLAMPLLPSSTSEPIVLED, from the exons GAGAATTTGAAGAGGAGTCGAAGCAACCAGTGCTGTCTGAACAACAGAAACACCAACTCAAGCATAGAGAGCTCTTCTTGTCTCGACAGTTTGAATCTCTACCTGCTACCCACATACG GGGAAAATGTAATGTCACCCTCCTCAATGAAACAGATGTTTTGGTTGGCTACCTGGAGAAGGAG GATTGTTTCTTCTACTCGTTGGTGTTCGACCCTGTCCAGAAGACTCTGCTGGCAGATCAGGGCGAGATCCGTGTGGGCTCCAAGTACCAGGCAGAGATCCCTGACAAGCTAGCCGAGG GTGAATCAGATAACCGGAtccaggagaagctggagaCCAAGGTGTGGGACCCCAACAACCAGCTCAAAGACCCTCAGATCGACCAGTTTCTGGTGGTGGCAAG agctGTGGGGACGTTTGCTCGGGCCCTGGACTGCAGCAGCTCCATCCGCCAGCCCAGCCTTCATAtgagtgcagcagcagcctccagaGACATCACACTG TTCCATGCAATGGACACACTGCAGAAAAATGGCTATGACCTGGCAAAAGCCATGTCCACCCTCGTCCCTCAGGGAGGTCCAGTGCTCTGCCGAGATGAGATGGAGGAATGGAGTGCCTCAGAGGCCATGTTGTTtgaggaggctctggagaaatACGGGAAAGACTTCAACGACATTCGTCAGGACTTT TTACCTTGGAAGTCACTAGCCAGTGTGGTTCAGTTCTACTACATGTGGAAGACTACAGACCGCTACATCCAACAG AAACGACTAAAGGCAGCCGAGGCAGATAGCAAGTTGAAGCAGGTGTACATCCCCACCTA CACCAAACCCAACCCCAATCAGATCATGGTTCCTGGAAGCAAGCCTGGTATGAACGGGGCCACAGGCTTTCAGAAAGGACTCAGCTGTGAGAGCTGCCACA CGGCCCAGTCTCCTCAGTGGTATGCTTGGGGGCCTCCCAACATGCAGTGCAGACTATGTGCCTCCTGCTGGATCTACTGGAAGAAGTATGGGGGCCTGAAGACCCCCACACAGCTAGAGGGCGCTGCCAGGAGTGGCTCT GAGTCAGGGCCCCGTGGTCACATGACACGCCAGGAGGTCCAGGGCATGTCACCGTTCACCCGCAATGAGGGTCGCGCAAAGCTGCTGGCTAAAAACCGCCAGACGTTCATCCTGCAGACCACCAAGCTGACCCGTATCGCTCGGCGGGTGTGTGAGGACATCCTGCAGCCTCGCCGCGCTGCACGGCGACCCTACGCCTCCATCAACTCCAATGCGGTCAAGGCTGAGT gtATGATCAGGCTTCCGAAAGCCACAAAAACACCTCTAAAGACCAAAGTGGTGCCTCGACCGTCACTGGCCACTATAGTGAAGGATTTAG cCATCTCAGCTCCTCTGAAACTGAAGGCATCCAGAGGACCCCCGACACCCATCAACAGGAACCAGGCCAGCCAGCCTAGAGTGGGCCAAAGCCTGCTGGGAAAGAGGGGCTTCGACAGC GCTACAGGAGTACCCTACCCAGCCAATGGGAGGCCGTATACTTCAGGTATGAGGACCACCTCCCAGTCGGTCATCAAGCGGCAGAAGGTCAGCCAGGGCGAAGCTCCCAACCCTGTGGTGTTTGTGGCTACAAAGGACACTAG GGCTCTGAGGAAACATCTGACCCAGTCAGAGATGCGTCGGGCAGCGAGAAAACCTCATCTGCTGGTCCGGATCAAGCTGCCACCACCCCCTCGCTCCCTGGCCATGCCCCTGCTCCCCTCCAGCACCAGCGAACCCATCGTCCTGGAGGACTGA